In one Accipiter gentilis chromosome 4, bAccGen1.1, whole genome shotgun sequence genomic region, the following are encoded:
- the EN2 gene encoding homeobox protein engrailed-2, with amino-acid sequence MPLAGRPQTGEKNGIHIPAKERDNERDRCRGTGGAGSGAWRCRCFSSLPAVGPRSRKPKKKNPNKEDKRPRTAFTAEQLQRLKAEFQTNRYLTEQRRQSLAQELGLNESQIKIWFQNKRAKIKKATGSKNSLAVHLMAQGLYNHSTTAKDGKSDSE; translated from the exons ATGCCGCTGGCGGGGCGCCCGCAGACCGGCGAGAAAAAC GGTATACATATCCCCGCGAAGGAGCGGGATAACGAACGGGACCGTTGCCGCGGTACCGGCGGAGCGGGCAG CGGAGCGTGGCGGTGTCGGTGCTTCTCCTCTCTCCCGGCCGTAGGTCCCCGCTCCCGCAAACCAAAGAAGAAGAACCCCAACAAGGAGGACAAGCGGCCGCGCACCGCCTTCACCGCCGAGCAGCTGCAGAGACTCAAGGCCGAGTTCCAGACGAACCGGTACCTGACGGAGCAGCGGCGGCAAAGCCTGGCCCAAGAGCTCGGGCTTAACGAGTCCCAGATTAAAATCTGGTTCCAGAATAAACGAGCCAAGATCAAGAAGGCGACGGGCAGCAAGAACTCCCTGGCAGTGCACCTCATGGCCCAGGGGCTCTACAACCACTCCACCACGGCGAAAGACGGCAAGTCGGACAGTGAATAG